In Microvenator marinus, one genomic interval encodes:
- a CDS encoding exonuclease SbcCD subunit D codes for MRVLHTSDWHLGVSADTAPRHEEHQLFLDWLLGQLTEERVDVLVISGDVFHYTQPSAAAQAQFFEFLARSSAIPGLDVVVVAGNHDSPSRLDAPQALLKNLNVHVVGNLPENLEECLIHVERGEESLVVAAIPYISESKLGIVTTDKDAAQIRDEYNQRFREIYMSCADSARERWPDARMIATGHLTCVGDKPSEEGDYQTPLHQAMMISGLSADIFGQAWEYVALGHIHRCHAPAPHVWYSGTPVPTAITEAFSPRYVMLWENGTVKRVEVPRWRDLWVIEGTAEELRDVVENLVWECELPPYLYMELDGEGIGPDFFQRILSVEFPDATPRIASFRRKVLEVQVEEEEAFDPRGLDSYTPEEVFVMNWKAQYQEPPGPLELAAFRELLSEIQTDGAAD; via the coding sequence ATGAGAGTACTGCACACATCGGACTGGCATCTTGGAGTAAGCGCTGACACGGCGCCTCGGCACGAGGAGCACCAACTCTTTCTGGACTGGCTTCTAGGTCAATTGACCGAAGAGCGAGTAGATGTGCTGGTGATTTCGGGAGATGTGTTTCACTACACGCAGCCATCGGCCGCGGCACAGGCGCAGTTCTTCGAGTTCTTGGCTCGAAGTTCAGCAATCCCGGGCCTGGATGTGGTGGTGGTTGCCGGTAATCATGATTCACCGTCTCGTCTCGATGCTCCGCAGGCCCTACTCAAGAATCTCAATGTGCATGTGGTGGGGAACCTTCCCGAGAACTTGGAAGAGTGTTTGATCCATGTGGAGCGGGGAGAAGAGAGTTTGGTTGTGGCCGCGATTCCGTATATCTCGGAGTCCAAGCTCGGGATTGTCACGACGGATAAGGATGCCGCGCAGATTCGGGATGAGTACAATCAACGCTTTCGCGAGATTTACATGTCGTGCGCGGACAGCGCGCGCGAGAGGTGGCCCGATGCTCGGATGATCGCAACCGGGCATTTGACATGTGTTGGCGACAAGCCGAGCGAGGAGGGTGATTACCAAACACCTCTGCATCAAGCGATGATGATCTCGGGGCTGAGCGCGGATATTTTTGGGCAGGCGTGGGAGTATGTGGCGCTGGGTCATATACACAGGTGTCATGCGCCTGCGCCGCATGTTTGGTATTCGGGCACGCCGGTTCCGACCGCGATTACCGAGGCGTTTTCTCCGAGGTACGTGATGCTTTGGGAGAACGGAACGGTTAAGCGGGTCGAGGTCCCACGATGGCGCGATTTGTGGGTGATCGAGGGGACGGCAGAAGAATTGAGAGACGTGGTGGAGAATCTGGTTTGGGAGTGTGAGCTCCCGCCCTATCTCTATATGGAGCTTGATGGCGAAGGGATTGGCCCAGACTTTTTTCAGCGCATCTTGAGTGTCGAGTTCCCCGACGCAACTCCGCGAATTGCATCGTTCAGGCGCAAAGTGCTTGAGGTGCAGGTTGAGGAAGAGGAGGCCTTCGACCCGCGAGGACTCGATTCCTACACGCCAGAGGAAGTCTTTGTGATGAACTGGAAGGCTCAGTATCAGGAGCCTCCTGGGCCATTGGAGTTGGCTGCTTTTCGTGAGCTCTTGAGTGAAATTCAAACTGATGGAGCAGCGGACTGA
- a CDS encoding PspA/IM30 family protein — MSILDRLNLLIRSELNEISSRDRFRSTMSDVESSLRDARRQQIELRKGERQLIEEIKSSRQKVDLWEQRAVLALKAGEEDLAREALVQKNKTLSAIEKLRDQLDDQRAYLKDITRALEALELKLQGTRMQSDRRSTPSTSEQPLNDESAWDRELKRRLAAKGGDVPEMDSSDASSVSPGNERTFNEFDRMADKIRGFEASIEAFQELSVDDIVDPRRKELENVFNRMERQKKTNDDLEDLKKKFGG; from the coding sequence ATGAGCATATTGGACCGTTTAAACCTCCTTATCCGATCTGAACTCAATGAGATTTCGAGCCGAGATCGCTTCAGGTCTACGATGTCTGACGTCGAAAGCTCGCTGCGCGACGCTCGTCGCCAACAAATCGAGTTGAGAAAGGGAGAGCGACAACTCATCGAGGAGATCAAGAGTTCACGGCAAAAAGTCGACCTCTGGGAGCAGCGAGCGGTGCTCGCGCTAAAGGCCGGTGAAGAGGACCTCGCCCGCGAAGCCTTGGTCCAGAAGAACAAGACCCTCTCGGCAATCGAAAAACTCCGCGACCAACTCGACGATCAGCGGGCGTACCTCAAAGACATCACCCGAGCACTCGAGGCCTTGGAACTCAAACTACAGGGCACCCGCATGCAGTCTGACCGTCGAAGCACACCGAGCACTTCCGAGCAACCGCTCAACGACGAGTCAGCCTGGGACCGCGAGCTCAAGCGAAGGCTCGCCGCAAAGGGCGGTGACGTCCCTGAGATGGATTCTAGCGACGCGTCTTCGGTTTCCCCTGGAAACGAGCGCACGTTCAACGAGTTCGACCGTATGGCTGATAAGATCCGAGGGTTCGAGGCGAGTATCGAGGCGTTTCAGGAACTCTCGGTGGATGACATTGTGGATCCACGTCGCAAAGAACTTGAAAACGTCTTCAACCGGATGGAACGGCAAAAGAAGACGAACGACGACTTGGAAGACCTGAAAAAGAAGTTCGGAGGCTGA
- a CDS encoding 3'-5' exoribonuclease YhaM family protein: protein MKKRLFVTDINLPGHVQTIFLLMGWRRKISRDQQPYLELQLADRTGQIKARVWRDTELIQERLTSNFVAIRGEAEPFKDSLVITIHDLEAIDPQSIEQADFFEASRWKAESLLAQIEDLIANEIKSEWIRSVLSFILEDQDLRAKLLAAPAAKKNHHAYRAGLLEHALSMSRLALRICEHYAAYYPGLLNSDLVVAGCLLHDLAKVEELSFAGPTEYSTRGKLVGHIAMGTMWLETAAKEMSPAPPADLITELQHLVLSHHGRLEYGSPILPQTAEAYLLHQIDMIDSRLNRLFDVMPKEPHADEIWSDWDRSLGGSFHFRGENSRSWDLPHAELDLEGPGKSRDNEPGQTMDLFGEKK, encoded by the coding sequence GTGAAAAAGCGATTATTCGTGACTGATATTAACTTACCCGGTCACGTCCAAACTATATTCCTTCTGATGGGGTGGCGTCGAAAAATTAGTCGCGACCAGCAACCTTATCTCGAACTTCAACTCGCCGACCGAACCGGTCAGATCAAAGCGAGAGTCTGGCGAGACACTGAGCTCATCCAGGAGCGCCTCACGTCCAATTTTGTTGCCATTCGAGGGGAAGCCGAACCTTTTAAGGATTCCCTCGTCATCACGATTCATGACCTCGAAGCGATCGATCCTCAGTCTATCGAGCAAGCCGACTTCTTTGAGGCGTCTAGATGGAAGGCAGAATCACTACTCGCACAAATCGAAGACCTGATCGCAAACGAGATCAAGAGTGAGTGGATACGCTCCGTCTTGAGTTTTATCCTCGAAGATCAAGACTTGAGGGCGAAACTCTTGGCCGCGCCAGCCGCGAAGAAGAATCACCATGCCTATCGCGCGGGTCTACTAGAGCACGCGCTTTCCATGTCACGACTCGCCCTGAGAATTTGTGAACATTATGCCGCCTACTATCCCGGACTGCTCAATTCCGATTTAGTGGTGGCCGGGTGCCTACTGCATGATTTGGCCAAAGTCGAAGAACTGAGCTTTGCCGGCCCAACCGAGTACTCCACGAGAGGGAAGCTCGTCGGACACATTGCGATGGGGACCATGTGGTTGGAAACCGCGGCAAAAGAGATGTCACCTGCACCTCCGGCCGATCTCATTACAGAACTTCAGCACCTCGTTCTCTCGCATCACGGACGCCTCGAATATGGCTCCCCAATCCTTCCCCAAACCGCGGAAGCCTACCTCTTGCACCAAATCGACATGATCGACAGTCGCCTGAATCGACTCTTCGACGTGATGCCCAAAGAGCCTCATGCAGACGAAATTTGGAGCGATTGGGACCGTTCACTTGGTGGCTCGTTCCACTTCAGAGGCGAAAACTCCCGGAGTTGGGATTTACCGCACGCGGAACTCGACCTTGAAGGGCCGGGCAAATCGCGAGATAACGAACCTGGTCAAACGATGGACCTCTTCGGAGAAAAGAAATGA
- a CDS encoding nucleotidyltransferase family protein — MPEVFGGILCAGFGTRLKPITEVVPKPLVPFLNTPIVAYPLQNLRSAGIERVGLNLHHLADLVPPVVDKLALVLGVKPVYSREWEILGTGGGIRGIWEALGEPEGTLAVLNGDSVSDIELAPHIEAHHASGADVTLVIRAKTEGQPGRVFVGQGKGIAGIRDYRRPGASGLTEYEFTGVHILSHRAISRLELEPSDVVDELYGPMVQADEAIGFSVAEGGFWAALDNPRLIFDATKAVLDAPEVFGLAPLGEAIGDKLHILRQEDISGESKVSGPLFFGMNVKTEAKAFVGPYVVMDGVEVASGAKVKNAILYGMGRIEGEWEDCLAVAGKVVSIPS; from the coding sequence ATGCCTGAAGTCTTTGGCGGGATCCTTTGCGCAGGTTTTGGAACGCGTCTCAAACCCATTACGGAGGTTGTGCCCAAGCCCTTAGTGCCATTTCTGAACACACCCATCGTGGCGTACCCACTTCAGAACCTTCGAAGTGCGGGCATCGAGAGGGTCGGTCTGAATCTTCATCATCTGGCGGATCTAGTTCCACCCGTGGTGGACAAACTGGCTCTGGTACTGGGCGTTAAGCCGGTTTACTCGCGAGAGTGGGAAATCTTGGGAACCGGCGGAGGTATCCGAGGGATTTGGGAGGCGCTCGGTGAGCCAGAGGGGACGCTTGCGGTGTTGAATGGGGATTCGGTGAGCGATATCGAACTCGCCCCTCATATCGAGGCGCATCATGCATCTGGCGCCGACGTGACACTGGTCATCCGCGCGAAGACCGAAGGTCAACCGGGGCGAGTATTTGTTGGGCAGGGTAAGGGCATTGCGGGGATTCGGGACTATCGGCGTCCGGGCGCATCTGGATTGACGGAGTACGAGTTCACGGGGGTTCATATTCTGAGCCATCGTGCGATCAGCCGTCTGGAGCTTGAGCCGAGTGATGTGGTGGATGAGCTCTATGGGCCGATGGTTCAGGCCGATGAGGCCATTGGATTCTCGGTGGCCGAAGGCGGTTTTTGGGCTGCTCTCGACAATCCAAGGCTGATCTTCGACGCCACTAAAGCGGTTTTGGACGCCCCCGAAGTCTTTGGATTGGCGCCTCTCGGTGAGGCGATTGGAGATAAGCTCCATATCTTGCGCCAGGAGGATATCTCTGGTGAGTCCAAAGTGAGTGGTCCTCTCTTTTTCGGCATGAACGTCAAAACCGAGGCCAAAGCGTTTGTTGGCCCTTACGTTGTCATGGATGGTGTAGAGGTTGCGTCCGGCGCAAAGGTCAAGAACGCGATTCTCTACGGAATGGGCCGGATTGAAGGCGAATGGGAAGACTGCCTTGCCGTTGCTGGAAAGGTGGTTTCGATTCCTTCTTAG
- a CDS encoding AAA family ATPase, with amino-acid sequence MRFHKLRIKNLNALYGEHVIDFDADIPGAALFLIVGPTGAGKSTILDAICLALFGQTPRLDRRTGHAEHDVDHVMSIGEAECFVELEFSMIAHDGRRERYVAAWSMRRARDNPDGKPQRPERSLVKIEAGAQKLLVSDHRVKLYQPEFDRALRGLSVEDFKRSILLAQGDFAAFLKASDSEKASILERVTSTEIYQKIGARAAQRRRDAENELRDLERRAEGVSVLGQEAREELNKEIGSLVAGLQEAKESAEKAQEELEVLKRAQKLKSDLVQVEKDQNLWKLEHERANIERKRLKDDSTVRDAAELVVSRNRAAASMQGLGERVERHQELWDRIFGTWQELRRQEKQARGGLGAAEAKIGAEQAQLEDALALEARAKGLLGVLRERREGLDLVRAKVEETSRLLEERQSLVAENEEAIQPLTKKIERSREKLKTLIEGASEDFESKIQDELVALDKKLNSIRAASSHFSQIERFKSEREDRRGQLDSTSAEISNVEKEISAVQENLELLGSLLEARDAAVTHVREILSLSKWRRELAMGEPCPLCGSPLHPYLESEEVREIDEKGDAEILTKTRELEETKFELDKKKRSLDLLRNRLTGLKTSKEHSESRLLGITQELEDATRHFSKALIDAGFQPLEEYRLRDQSVLKAEEEALVARNEEKRELLSRVRKLNAQVADLEKELENLKRPELKEEVRLLERDLVNARRSLEDARKKAEEVEARWLEYVQPLQELSQKWEISEIEDGIPLAGSARQAWHESAISAAKREVRKWTEELSKSAQVEAQWVGEAVSLASQIENARQDLDRVSSTLREELSRLELSEDEVLSRVLSQEVRSQLEAQIREVESTGTQLEERARLIRSELEPLGEVQTSDEGRTLLEERVSALNQRYDELGVELGRLKERAESDDRMREKLSQMHDVLEETRKRDQLWVRIANLIGTNEGAKFREFAQTLNLRGLVERANRHLRYLHPRFELVVAERDGLPTLQFDVLDKYQASRIRPLTTLSGGESFLVSLSLALGLSEFRSIDFPVEILLLDEGFGTLDQESLRVAVSTLKRLEAQSARQIALISHVESLKEMIPVQIRVEPQGFGRSKISVVK; translated from the coding sequence ATGCGATTTCACAAGCTTCGTATCAAGAATCTCAATGCCTTGTATGGCGAACACGTCATCGACTTTGACGCCGACATTCCTGGGGCTGCGTTATTCCTGATCGTGGGTCCAACGGGGGCTGGAAAGTCCACGATTCTGGACGCGATTTGCCTGGCACTCTTCGGACAAACACCACGGCTCGATAGGCGAACGGGACACGCTGAGCACGACGTCGACCACGTGATGTCCATCGGTGAGGCGGAGTGTTTTGTAGAGCTCGAGTTCAGTATGATTGCCCACGATGGACGTCGAGAGCGCTACGTGGCGGCGTGGTCTATGCGCCGAGCTCGAGACAATCCCGATGGCAAGCCGCAGCGCCCTGAGCGTTCGCTAGTCAAAATTGAGGCTGGGGCGCAAAAACTCTTGGTCTCTGACCATCGGGTGAAGCTCTACCAGCCTGAGTTCGACCGTGCTCTTCGCGGTCTGAGTGTGGAGGACTTCAAGCGCAGTATCTTGCTCGCACAGGGCGATTTTGCGGCGTTCCTGAAGGCCAGTGATTCGGAAAAGGCGAGTATTCTTGAAAGGGTCACGAGCACCGAGATCTATCAAAAGATCGGGGCGCGTGCGGCCCAGCGGCGTCGTGATGCCGAGAACGAGCTGAGAGACCTTGAGAGACGTGCCGAAGGCGTGTCCGTCCTAGGTCAGGAGGCTCGCGAAGAGTTGAACAAAGAGATTGGGTCATTGGTAGCAGGGCTGCAGGAGGCCAAGGAGAGCGCCGAGAAGGCTCAGGAAGAACTTGAGGTTCTAAAACGTGCTCAAAAGCTCAAGAGTGACCTTGTTCAGGTTGAGAAAGATCAGAACCTTTGGAAGCTCGAGCACGAGCGCGCGAACATTGAACGCAAACGGTTGAAAGATGATTCAACGGTGCGAGACGCCGCTGAGTTGGTGGTCTCGAGGAACCGCGCGGCGGCATCTATGCAGGGGCTGGGCGAAAGGGTAGAGCGACATCAAGAGCTCTGGGATAGAATCTTTGGCACATGGCAGGAGCTTAGACGTCAGGAAAAGCAGGCTCGAGGTGGGCTAGGCGCAGCGGAGGCTAAGATTGGTGCTGAGCAAGCTCAGCTAGAGGATGCGCTGGCGTTAGAGGCCAGGGCAAAAGGGCTTCTCGGTGTGCTCAGGGAGCGCCGCGAGGGTCTAGACTTGGTTAGGGCCAAAGTCGAGGAGACCTCGAGACTCTTGGAGGAGCGGCAAAGTCTCGTCGCCGAAAACGAAGAAGCCATTCAACCGTTGACCAAGAAAATTGAGCGCTCACGGGAGAAACTGAAGACGCTGATCGAGGGCGCTTCGGAAGATTTCGAATCAAAGATCCAGGATGAACTGGTCGCACTAGACAAGAAGCTGAACTCGATACGAGCGGCGTCCTCACACTTCAGTCAGATCGAGCGATTTAAATCGGAACGAGAGGATAGACGGGGGCAATTGGATTCGACCTCGGCTGAGATCTCGAATGTTGAGAAGGAAATCTCGGCCGTTCAGGAGAATCTAGAGTTGCTTGGGTCGCTCTTGGAGGCAAGGGATGCAGCGGTGACTCATGTGCGCGAGATCCTCTCGCTATCCAAATGGCGTCGAGAACTCGCCATGGGTGAGCCGTGTCCGCTTTGTGGCTCTCCGCTTCACCCTTATCTTGAGTCGGAAGAAGTCAGGGAGATCGACGAGAAGGGCGACGCGGAGATCTTGACTAAGACGCGCGAACTAGAGGAGACGAAGTTTGAGCTAGACAAGAAGAAGCGCTCTTTGGATTTGCTAAGAAACCGTCTCACGGGACTAAAAACCTCAAAAGAACACAGCGAGTCTCGTTTGTTGGGCATCACTCAAGAGTTAGAAGATGCCACGCGCCACTTTTCCAAGGCACTGATCGATGCCGGATTCCAACCCTTGGAAGAGTACAGGCTTCGCGACCAAAGCGTGTTGAAGGCCGAAGAAGAGGCCTTGGTGGCCCGAAATGAGGAGAAGCGAGAACTTCTGAGCCGGGTCCGAAAGCTTAATGCCCAGGTTGCGGATCTCGAGAAGGAGCTTGAGAACTTGAAACGTCCCGAGTTGAAGGAAGAGGTTAGGCTTCTCGAGCGAGATTTGGTCAATGCGCGACGCAGCTTGGAAGATGCCCGGAAGAAGGCGGAGGAGGTTGAGGCGAGGTGGCTCGAGTACGTTCAGCCGCTTCAGGAGCTTTCACAGAAATGGGAAATCTCGGAGATAGAAGACGGAATTCCTCTCGCGGGTAGTGCGCGGCAGGCATGGCATGAGTCGGCGATTTCGGCGGCAAAGAGGGAGGTCAGGAAGTGGACCGAAGAGCTTTCAAAATCAGCTCAGGTCGAGGCGCAGTGGGTAGGGGAGGCTGTCTCACTTGCGTCGCAAATCGAGAATGCTCGCCAAGATTTGGACCGGGTTTCGTCGACCCTGAGAGAGGAGCTCAGCCGATTAGAGCTGAGTGAGGACGAGGTGCTTAGCCGAGTACTTTCCCAAGAGGTGCGAAGCCAACTCGAAGCTCAGATCCGAGAGGTCGAATCTACCGGAACTCAGCTTGAGGAGCGGGCGCGCCTAATCCGGTCTGAACTAGAGCCCCTGGGTGAGGTGCAAACAAGTGATGAGGGTAGGACTTTGCTTGAGGAGCGGGTTTCGGCGTTGAACCAACGCTACGACGAGCTTGGTGTTGAACTTGGGCGCCTGAAAGAGCGCGCTGAGAGTGACGATCGAATGCGCGAAAAGCTGTCTCAGATGCACGATGTTCTTGAGGAAACTCGTAAGCGTGACCAGCTTTGGGTGCGAATCGCGAATCTCATCGGAACCAATGAGGGTGCGAAGTTCCGCGAGTTTGCTCAGACGTTGAACTTGCGTGGACTCGTCGAGCGGGCGAATCGCCATCTGCGCTACCTCCACCCTCGTTTTGAGCTGGTCGTGGCTGAGCGTGACGGCCTCCCGACACTTCAGTTCGACGTGCTCGACAAGTACCAGGCCTCTAGGATTCGCCCGTTGACCACGCTCTCGGGCGGCGAGTCATTCCTAGTGAGTCTATCGCTTGCGCTTGGGCTTTCCGAGTTTCGGAGCATCGACTTCCCTGTGGAAATCCTTCTTTTGGACGAGGGCTTTGGGACACTCGATCAGGAGTCCTTGCGTGTTGCGGTCTCGACTCTGAAGCGCCTCGAGGCGCAGAGTGCACGCCAGATTGCGCTCATCAGTCACGTAGAGTCGCTTAAGGAAATGATTCCGGTTCAGATTCGTGTTGAGCCTCAAGGCTTTGGGCGCTCCAAAATCTCCGTCGTCAAATGA
- a CDS encoding protein kinase domain-containing protein: protein MDELDEREPKLGGLDTSVPDSYQPSALSEVSVVQEDDRLLGVTIGGKYRIERKIGQGGMGEVYLGINDSLGQKVAIKFLSRKLADDEGIVGRFLNEARSYCRVNHPNAVTLLEYGQHEDGTLYIITEFVEGKNLAETMKELGEFTSAQILQVGMQICEVLSAAHIQGVIHRDLKPDNVMLTPTARGRFAVKVLDFGIAKIVDEEDGPTTETGSVFGTPEFMSPEQARGEVADPRSDIYALGIILFFMSTGKLPFRGKNKLIVLNKQLNETPPRPTGLNSSLSPKVEAVILKCLNKERGQRYQSADDLYEALEELQSPSGGSTAKISVDSSQEIFKSVRANTVMLGDFNDAEETDPHAETMAGWEDPLTPGVLDSVEISRPYEAATEDRESKHLRNMLIIATLVVIGGLIWWSPWNALAPETEVSRTEIETKLENVEALLVKGDVEGARGMMPSTTSIPQEFSDLRARATEAAERLAEYDRFKTDFLGHIRNEECGHARQMLESLDQGAQGFKAMIEGPLVRCEERQIKVPTTKPVDDPQGSNAPEKPAVVKKPEVVKEPAVVKEPAVVKEPEVVKEPEVVKEPEVAKEPEVANQPVPEKESEEVPDEAPGGVLPPKMID, encoded by the coding sequence TTGGATGAGTTGGACGAACGAGAGCCAAAGTTGGGCGGGTTGGACACGTCGGTGCCCGATAGCTACCAGCCATCCGCTTTGAGTGAGGTGTCGGTGGTTCAAGAGGACGACCGTTTGCTCGGCGTTACGATCGGCGGGAAGTATCGGATCGAGCGTAAGATAGGGCAGGGCGGGATGGGCGAGGTCTATCTTGGAATCAACGATTCGCTCGGTCAGAAGGTTGCCATCAAGTTTCTTAGCCGAAAGCTCGCCGATGACGAGGGAATCGTTGGCCGGTTTTTGAACGAAGCGCGCTCGTATTGCCGGGTGAATCATCCAAACGCCGTGACACTGCTTGAGTATGGGCAGCACGAGGATGGAACGCTCTACATCATCACAGAGTTCGTTGAGGGCAAGAACCTTGCGGAGACGATGAAAGAGCTAGGCGAGTTTACCTCTGCTCAGATTCTTCAGGTTGGCATGCAGATTTGCGAGGTTCTCTCTGCGGCCCACATTCAGGGCGTGATTCATCGCGATCTAAAGCCGGATAACGTGATGCTGACGCCGACGGCGCGGGGACGTTTCGCGGTGAAGGTTCTGGATTTTGGGATCGCCAAGATCGTGGATGAAGAGGACGGTCCGACCACGGAAACTGGGTCAGTTTTTGGTACGCCGGAGTTCATGTCTCCCGAGCAAGCGCGCGGTGAAGTGGCGGATCCACGAAGCGATATCTACGCTTTGGGAATCATCCTTTTCTTCATGTCGACCGGGAAGTTGCCGTTTCGAGGCAAGAATAAGCTCATCGTTTTGAACAAGCAGCTCAATGAGACACCTCCTCGCCCAACAGGCTTGAATTCATCCCTTTCACCGAAGGTAGAAGCGGTGATCCTCAAGTGTTTGAACAAAGAGCGCGGTCAGCGTTACCAGAGCGCAGATGACCTCTATGAGGCACTCGAAGAGCTGCAGTCTCCATCTGGGGGTTCCACGGCAAAGATTAGTGTGGATTCCAGTCAAGAGATCTTTAAGTCCGTGCGTGCAAATACGGTGATGCTCGGCGATTTCAATGACGCCGAGGAGACAGATCCGCACGCCGAGACGATGGCGGGATGGGAAGACCCTTTGACGCCGGGAGTCTTGGACTCCGTGGAGATTTCGAGGCCGTATGAGGCCGCCACCGAGGATCGTGAGTCGAAGCACCTGAGAAATATGTTGATCATCGCCACTTTGGTGGTGATTGGCGGGCTAATCTGGTGGTCTCCTTGGAATGCGCTTGCGCCCGAAACTGAAGTTTCTCGAACGGAGATAGAGACCAAGCTCGAGAATGTTGAGGCGCTCTTGGTGAAGGGTGATGTTGAAGGTGCGCGAGGTATGATGCCTTCGACGACATCCATTCCCCAGGAATTCTCTGACTTGAGGGCTAGGGCGACCGAGGCTGCTGAACGACTGGCCGAATACGATCGGTTTAAGACTGACTTCTTGGGGCATATTCGGAATGAGGAGTGTGGCCACGCACGGCAAATGCTTGAGTCGCTGGATCAAGGCGCGCAGGGATTTAAAGCGATGATCGAGGGACCATTGGTCCGATGTGAGGAGCGGCAGATTAAGGTGCCTACCACAAAGCCAGTTGACGATCCTCAAGGCTCAAACGCTCCCGAAAAACCAGCGGTTGTGAAGAAGCCCGAGGTCGTGAAGGAGCCTGCGGTTGTGAAAGAGCCTGCGGTTGTGAAAGAGCCTGAGGTTGTGAAAGAGCCCGAGGTTGTGAAAGAGCCCGAGGTCGCGAAGGAGCCCGAGGTCGCAAATCAACCGGTGCCGGAGAAAGAGTCTGAAGAAGTGCCAGACGAAGCCCCAGGCGGTGTGCTTCCTCCAAAAATGATCGACTGA
- a CDS encoding AbgT family transporter: MSSKAPSQNIVVRALERLGDFGNKLPDPLTLFVIFTGLVVLASMVFQGLSADMVQRTGEVKTMTVVSLLSAEGIKWMFLNVVDNFVGFAPLGPVLTVMIGIGIAEKTGFFAMGLRLLVSSVPASLITATLVFASVMSSMTADAGYIVLTPLGALLFAGMGRHPLAGLAAAYAGVSGGYSANLLITGLDPMLAKLTQQAAQTIDPSYSVNATCNYYFMVVSTVLITVIGTVITTRIVEPMLGEWERPKSLDMNTDEPDDEHKRAFKLASGVALLVAGALSLLALIPSSPLRQPVAEGMPAIEAYAPFFDSIEILITILFIFPAIVYGYLTRQIRNDKDVAAMAGEAMGTMGAYIVLAFVAGQFVAYFNWTNLGSVTAVKGAEFLRDIGLTGLPLLLGFLVVSSLMNMLVGSASAKWAFMAPIFIPMLMQAGMAGNGSGFSPELVQATYRVGDSVTNIITPLMPYLPIIIVFAQRYDPKAGMGTILAAMVPYSIALGIGWTIMIFIWYTLGLPLGPGAPIFYPAP; the protein is encoded by the coding sequence ATGTCTTCCAAGGCACCCTCCCAAAACATCGTAGTTCGAGCGCTTGAGCGTCTCGGCGATTTTGGTAATAAACTTCCCGATCCACTTACGCTCTTCGTGATCTTCACGGGTCTAGTCGTGCTCGCGTCCATGGTATTCCAAGGGCTGAGCGCGGACATGGTCCAGCGAACCGGCGAAGTCAAAACCATGACTGTCGTCAGCCTCTTGAGTGCCGAGGGCATCAAGTGGATGTTCCTCAACGTGGTGGACAATTTCGTGGGGTTTGCACCGCTCGGGCCTGTATTGACCGTGATGATCGGCATCGGGATCGCCGAGAAGACTGGATTTTTCGCGATGGGCCTTCGGCTTCTCGTGAGCTCTGTGCCAGCCTCTTTGATTACGGCAACCCTCGTGTTTGCGAGTGTCATGAGCTCCATGACCGCAGACGCGGGTTATATCGTGCTGACGCCGTTAGGCGCTTTGCTCTTCGCGGGCATGGGAAGGCACCCACTAGCAGGATTGGCTGCCGCTTACGCCGGCGTTTCGGGCGGCTACAGCGCTAACCTTCTGATCACGGGTCTTGACCCGATGCTTGCAAAACTCACCCAACAAGCAGCGCAAACCATCGACCCCTCGTACTCGGTGAATGCCACCTGCAACTACTATTTCATGGTGGTGTCCACGGTGCTAATCACGGTGATCGGAACCGTTATCACCACACGAATTGTCGAGCCCATGCTTGGCGAGTGGGAGCGCCCGAAGTCGCTGGACATGAACACCGATGAACCTGACGACGAACACAAAAGAGCGTTCAAGCTCGCGTCTGGGGTCGCCCTTTTGGTCGCCGGTGCACTCTCCCTGCTCGCGCTCATTCCCTCTTCGCCGCTTCGCCAGCCCGTTGCAGAAGGCATGCCCGCAATCGAAGCTTATGCGCCCTTCTTCGACTCCATCGAGATCCTCATCACAATCCTCTTCATTTTCCCTGCGATTGTGTACGGCTACCTGACTCGCCAGATTCGCAACGACAAAGACGTCGCCGCAATGGCCGGCGAAGCCATGGGAACCATGGGCGCCTATATCGTGCTCGCGTTCGTGGCTGGGCAGTTCGTTGCTTATTTCAACTGGACCAACCTCGGCTCCGTGACCGCTGTCAAAGGCGCTGAATTTTTGCGCGATATTGGCCTCACCGGCCTCCCGCTACTACTCGGCTTTCTGGTGGTCTCCTCCCTTATGAACATGTTGGTGGGCAGCGCTTCAGCCAAATGGGCCTTCATGGCACCGATTTTCATCCCCATGTTGATGCAAGCTGGAATGGCTGGCAATGGCTCAGGTTTTAGCCCCGAGCTCGTTCAGGCCACCTACCGCGTAGGTGACTCAGTGACCAATATCATCACGCCCCTGATGCCCTACCTCCCAATCATCATCGTCTTTGCCCAGAGATACGATCCCAAGGCGGGTATGGGCACCATACTTGCAGCCATGGTCCCCTACTCGATCGCGCTCGGAATCGGTTGGACCATCATGATCTTCATTTGGTACACGCTTGGCCTCCCACTTGGACCTGGCGCACCGATCTTCTACCCGGCGCCTTAA